A segment of the Sphingomonas cannabina genome:
CGCGGCCTTGTTGAAGGTGGGGCCGATACCTGCCTCGTTGCCCAGCGACCAGAAGATGATCGAGGGATGATTCTTGTCGCGCTCGACCATGTTGAGGATGCGGCTCTTGTGCGCATCCTCCCAGGCGGGATCGAAGCCGAGCTGATATTGGCCGCGGAGCCGCGGGCGCTTGTTGGCCCAGTCCATATAGCCGTGGCTCTCGATATTGGCCTCATCCATCACGTAGAGGCCGTATCGGTCGGCGAGCTCGTAGAGGCGCGGATCGTTAGGGTAGTGCGACGTGCGCAGCGCGTTGATGTTGTTGCGCTTCATCAGCTGGATGTCGCGTTCCATCGATTCGAGCGAGATGACGTGAAACGTCTCGGGATCGTGCTCGTGGCGGTTGACGCCGCGGATGGTGATCGGCTTGCCGTTCACCGTGACCAGGCCATTGCGAACCTCCACGGTGCGGAAGCCGATGCGGCTGTAGGTCGATTGGATAATCCGACCCTCGGCGTCGTAGAGCTCGACGAGCAGCATGTAGAGGTTGGGCGTTTCGGCCGTCCACGGCTTCACGCCGGGCACTGCACCGGTCAGCGTGACGGTGCGTTCGCCCGTGCCCGCTTCGATCCGCCGGGAAAGCTCGAGCACCCGCCGGTCGCCGTCGAGCAGCAGCGCGCGTGCCGTGACCGGGCGATCGGATGCAGTCACTGCCACGTCCACCGAGAGCCGTCCGTCCCGGTAGGCGTCGTCGAGGCCGGCGTGAACGAAGAAATCGCGCACCCGGGTCTTGGGCGCCGCCATCAGGAACACCTCGCGCTCGATGCCCGAGACGCGCCAGAAATCCTGATCCTCCAGATAACTGCCGTCGGACCAGCGATAGACCTGGATCGCGATGGTGTTGCGGCCCGGCCGCACGAACCGCGTCACGTCGAACTCGGAGGGGAGCTTCGAATCCTCCGAATAGCCGACCTTCTCGCCGTTGACCCAGACATAATAGGCCGATCCGGCTGCGCCGATGTGGAGGATGACGTCCGATCCGCTCCAGTCCGCCGGCACCTCCACGTCGCGCCGGTACGAGCCCACCGGGTTGGTGGCATGCGGGATCAGCGGCCGGTTGGCGGGGAAGGGGTAGGTGATGTTGTTGTACCTGGGCTGGTCATAGCCCTCCGTCTGCCAGTCGGCCGGGACCTTGATCTCCTTCCAGCCGGATACGTCATAGCCGGGCTTCTCGAACCCCGCCGGGAGCGTGTCGGCACTGGGCGAGAAGGCGAAGCGCCATTGGCCGTTGAGCGGGAGGAAGCGCGTCGACTTGGTGCGGTGCCCGGCAAGCGCCTTCTCGCGCGATTCGAACGGGAATCCAGTGGCGCGCGCCGGCTCCTTGCCGATCGCGTAGACGGCGGGATTCTCCCACTCCGGCCGATCGGGCGAGACCTGCGGCTGGATCGGCAGCGCCACCTCCTGCGCTGCGAGCGTCGAGGCGGTGCTCGCGAGGAGCAGGGCGGACAGACCGGGCAGTGATCGCATAAATCCCCTCATTGTCGGCCTTTCGCCGGATCGACTGTTGTCATTGTTGGTGATAAACGAGGGTAGCTATCGGAGATAAGTATGACAAGTCGGTCTGAGGCCCTGCCGATCGAGGTCTCGCCCAGCGGAGCCGAAGAGACGATCCGCACCGGATCGTTGACCGACGAGCTGTTCGCCAAGCTAGAGGCACGGATTCGTTCCGGCGAGCTTCCCGCCGGCTCGCGGCTTCCCTCCCAGAAGGAGATTGCGCTGTCGGAGAATGTCAGCCGCACCGTCGTGCGCGAAGCCGTCGCGCGGCTCGCTGCTCAGGGGCTGACGCTCTCGCGACAGGGCGCCGGGGTGTTCGTTGCGGAAACCGCCGAATATCGGGCGTTCCAGATCACCCGCGACGAAGTCCAGGAACTGGCCGACGTCATCAAGCTGCTCGAGATCCGCATGGCGGTGGAGACCGAGATGGCGGGGCTGGCGGCGGCGCGCCGCACCACGGCCGATATCGGCGCCATCCAGGACGCGCTGGAGGAGATGGTCGCGGTCGGTGAGGATCCCGTCGCCTCGGCCAAGGCGGACGCCGCCTTCCACCTCGCGATCGCACAGGCCACGCAGAACGAATATTATGCGCGTTTCGTCGAGTTCCTCGGCCTTCGCCTAGTGCCCTCGCGTAGCCTCTATCTGGGCGACAAGCCCGACGAGGCGCATCGCGCCTATGCCGCGAAGGTACTCGCGGAGCATGAGGCGATCGTCGACGCGATCATCCGGATGGATTCGGCCCGCGCCCGCGAAGCCGCCCGCCAGCATATGCACGAGAGCCTCACGCGCCATTCCACCCTCAGCGCCAGCTTGCGGGCGCGTAGGCGGACCGACGAGGCCTGCTAGGTCACACTGCCCGACAGGGGCTGATTCCTCGAATCTATCATACCACTTACACCGAGTCGGTGGATCGGGAGCGCGGAATCGTCGCGGATTTCCGCAGGAAACCGCTGATATCTCCCCGAAACAGTCTGACAATTGACTGGATCGCCAAAAGTTATCATACAAGAGCGGCACGCGCGGCCTGCACCGCGAACGTGACGGGAGAGAGACATGGGGAAATCGATTCTGGCGTCGGCTGTTTCGGCGGGCGCGCTTGCCATCACCCTTGCAGCCGGACCTGCCTATGCGCAGCAATCGGGCATCGAGCCGGGTCAGCCTTCCGCGCAGGATGCGCCCGCGAGCGGCGATCAGGCCGATGCGTCGGCGGACGACATCATCGTCACCGGCTTCCGCGGCAGCCTCAGCAAGGCGATCGAACTCAAGCGCGAGGCGATCGGCTTCCGCGATTCGATCGTGGCCGAGGATATCGGCAAGTTCCCGGAGGCGAACGTCGCCGATTCGCTTCAGCGCATTCCCGGCGTCATCCTGTCGCGCGACGGCGCATCCAACGAAGGGCAGCGGATCAGCATCCGCGGCCTCGGCTCGGAATTCACCGTAACGACGATCAACGGCGCGCCGGTGCGCACGACCTCGGCGATGAACGTCGGCACTTCGGCGCGCGACTTCAACTACGACGTCTTCCCGTCCGAGCTGTTCGGGCGGGTCGACGTCTACAAGACGCCGCTCGCCAATCTCGAGGAAGGCGGCATCGGCGGCAACGTCGACCTGCAGACGCCCCGGCCGTTCGACAACAGCGGCCGGGTGATCCGCTACACGGCGCAGGCCAATTACAACACCCAGTCAAAGGAATGGCGCCCGCGCGGGTCGCTGCTGCTCAGCGATACCTGGGGCAATTTCGGTGCGCTGTTCGGCGTGGCCTATGCCAAGAACGTCAACGAGCGGTCGGGCTTCCAGTCCACCGGCGGCTATAATTCGTCGGCGCTCGGTCGCCGTCCCTATTACACGCCCGCGCCGCCCGCGAACACGAGCGGGCCGTTCCAGTTCGAGCTGGACCTCGACAACCCGCTCGCCAATTTCGGCGGCCTGACCCGTGCCCAGGTGGAGAACGGCTATCTGCCGCGCTTCTATCGCGTCTTCGCCTCGAACAACGAGCGCGAGCGTCTCGGCTTCGTCGGATCGCTTCAGTACAAGAGCGACCGTTTCGAGGCGAGCGTCGACGGCATCTTCTCGCGGCTGACCGACCAGACGGACGAGTTCACCTTCGGCGTGCCGGTGCGCAACTCGCGGACCGTCGCCGGCAGTACCGCTCCGCCCGGCACCGGCAACCATTCGGGCCTCATCCCGCTCGACGTGCACCTCGACGAATACAACAACCTCTACGGCACGTTCGGGAACTCGAGTATCCTGACGGAGAGCTTCTTCCGCGACGCCAAGACCCGGTTCAAATACGGCATCGTGCGAGCGTCCTACAAGCTCACCGACACGATGACGCTCTCGGCCCAGGGCAATATCAGCGAGAGCAAGGCGGTCTATTCCGAGAACCGCATCATCTCGAACATCTTCGGCATCACCACCACCTTCGATCCCAGCGGCAACGTGAGCTATCCGACGATCAGCTCGCCGGTCGATTTCACCGATACGAGCAGATATTCGTCGCCGTCGCTCGGCTTCGCGATCAACGACGAGCTGGACCGGGAGAAGACCGCCCGGGCCGTGCTGGACTGGACCCCGGTCGACACCGGCGACCAGCTGCTGTCGCTCAAGCTCGGCGGCAGCTATGTCTCGACCACCAAGAGGATCTCGCGGCAGGACGGCACCAGCATCGCCACCGCTACTCCGCTGCCGAACGGCGGCACCTTCGCCAGCAACCCGGCCGGCGTCTTTTCGTACATGGACCCGTATATCCAGTTCGGCGAGCTGACCAACGGCGGGAATTCCGGCTATCCGTCGCAGTTCGCGACTTTCCCGCGTTCGTTCGTGATGGACGTGCTGGATGCGAACGGTGCGAACCGGCAGGCGCCGGTCCGTCTCAACGCCGCCTTCAACGCGGAGGAGATCGTCAAGTCGGCGTTCTTCGAGACCAGCTTCAAGATCCCGGTCGGCAGCCATGCGCTGCGCGGCAACTTCGGCATGCGCTTTTCCGATACCCGCACGATCATCGACAATTATCAGAGCATCGGCGGCGGCAACTTCGCTCCGGTGCAGCGCAAGGGTGGGTATCAGAACCTTCTCCCCTCGGCGAGCCTGGCGTTCGACATCACGCCGAAGCTCGTCCTGCGCGCGTCCGGAGGCCAGACGATCACCCGCGCGGCGCTGTCCTATATCGCGACCGGCACCAACGTGCCGAACATCTTCAACGCCGAATACACCGTCGGCAATCCGAACCTGCGTCCGCAGATTGCCACGCAGTACGATGCGGGCCTCGAATGGTATTTCGCGCCGGGTGGGCTGCTCAGCGCGGGCGTGTTCCAGAAGAACATCGTCGATCGCGCGACCCAGGTGTTCGACTATGTCCCGTTCAGCGAGGTCGGCCTGCCTTCGAGCGCCTTCAACTGCGCCTCGCTCGGCTCCCCGGCCTGCGTAAACGGCGTCATCGATCCCAATTACCTGTTCCGCCGCACGATCTGGGTTAACCAGGGCAGGCTGAAGCTGAAGGGGCTGGAGCTGGCCTATCAGCAGAACTTCACCTTCCTGCCCAAGCCGTTCGACGGCCTCGGCATCACCAGCAGCTTCACGCTGATCGACCAGTCCGGCGACGAATTCGTGCTGACGAACGGAGATCGTATCTCGATCCAGTTCGTCCCGGATTATACGTACAGCGTGACGGCTTTCTACGAGAAGGGGCCGTTCTCGATCCGCGGCTCCTACAATTACCGCGCGAAGACGGGCATCACGTCGCAGAACAACGGCAACGACCAGATCCCCTATGTCGCCCCGCAGGCGTTCCTCGACGGCACGATCAGCTACAAGGTCAACGATCTGGTCGAGCTGCGCATCGATGCGTTGAACATCACCAACGAGAATCTCTACACCTACTACACCAACCCCAACCAGCCGAAGGGCAATGGCTCGACGCGCCGCGACAATTCATTCTTCAACGGCACGACGATCTCGTTCGGCGTCCGTGGGAAATTCTAGGCTCCTCCCTGGGGCGCCCGGTCCGCTGGGCGCCCCCTTGTTTGATTTCCGGAGAAGGGAATGAAGCTATCCGCTCTCGCGGCGGCCCTGCTGCTCGCCGCGCCCGCCGCCGCCTTCGCGCAAGCTGCGCCGGCAGAGGCGCCCGCGTCTGCCCTCGACGCAGCGATCCGTCTTGCCGACTGGCAGCTCGACCGGATGAACGGTCATGGCATCTCCCAGGCGACGAGCGAGACCCGCAAGCCGCGCGCCTGGGAGCAGGCGGTGTTCTGGGTCGGCATGACCGCGCTCGCCGACGCGGGTGGCCCGCCGCGGATACGGCAAGCCATCCTCGACATGGGACGCGCGAACCAGTGGCTCCCCGGCGAGAAGCCCTATTTCGCCGACGACCATGCCATCACCCAGGCCTACCTCTGGGCCGCCGCGAACGGCGCCGGTCCAGCTGCGCGGGCGCCGACGCGCCGCACCTTCGACCTGGTCGTGACCAAGCCGGCGGTCACGACACTGGCCTTCTATGTACCCAAGGACGGCTATTCCTCCACCGAATGCCTGACGCGCTGGTGCTGGTGCGATGCGCTGTTCATGGCGCCGCCCGCCTTCTTCGAGCTTTCGCGCCAGACGGGAGACCGCCGCTATCGCGACTTCGCGCTGCGCGAGTTCTGGGCGACCACCGACTTCCTCTACGATCCTGTCGAGCACCTCTACTATCGCGACAGCCGCTTCTTCGAGCGCCGCGACGCCCAGGGTCGGAAGATGTTCTGGAGCCGCGGGAACGGCTGGGTCTTCGGCGGCCTGGCGCGCATCATCCCGCAGCTTCCCAAGGCCAGTCCCGAACGGCGCAAGATGGAGGCGCTGTTCCTGCAGATGGCGGCCCGCATCAGGCAGCTGCAGAAGCCGGACGGCTATTGGGCGCCGTCGCTGCTCGCGCCGGAGGGCTCGCCGCCCGAGACGAGCGGCACCGCCTTCTACACCTATGGGCTGGCCTGGGGGATCAACGCGGGGCTGCTGCCGCGCAGCGATTATGAGCCGACGGTCCGGCGCGGATGGGCCGCTCTGCTTCGCGCTATCCAGCCCGACGGGCGGCTGGGATATGTGCAGCAGGTGGGCGACCGCCCGGACAAGGTCGAGGCGGCCGACACCCAATATTACGGCGTCGGCGCCTTCCTGCTCGCGGCGACCCAGGTCGCGGCGCTCGACAAACGCACGCGCTGACCGGCGAGGACGATTTTGTACGAAAAAACCTATTACGCGACGCATCCGGACATGATGGCGGGGGCGTCGAACGAGGCGCTGCGCGACCGGCACCTCG
Coding sequences within it:
- a CDS encoding TonB-dependent receptor, encoding MGKSILASAVSAGALAITLAAGPAYAQQSGIEPGQPSAQDAPASGDQADASADDIIVTGFRGSLSKAIELKREAIGFRDSIVAEDIGKFPEANVADSLQRIPGVILSRDGASNEGQRISIRGLGSEFTVTTINGAPVRTTSAMNVGTSARDFNYDVFPSELFGRVDVYKTPLANLEEGGIGGNVDLQTPRPFDNSGRVIRYTAQANYNTQSKEWRPRGSLLLSDTWGNFGALFGVAYAKNVNERSGFQSTGGYNSSALGRRPYYTPAPPANTSGPFQFELDLDNPLANFGGLTRAQVENGYLPRFYRVFASNNERERLGFVGSLQYKSDRFEASVDGIFSRLTDQTDEFTFGVPVRNSRTVAGSTAPPGTGNHSGLIPLDVHLDEYNNLYGTFGNSSILTESFFRDAKTRFKYGIVRASYKLTDTMTLSAQGNISESKAVYSENRIISNIFGITTTFDPSGNVSYPTISSPVDFTDTSRYSSPSLGFAINDELDREKTARAVLDWTPVDTGDQLLSLKLGGSYVSTTKRISRQDGTSIATATPLPNGGTFASNPAGVFSYMDPYIQFGELTNGGNSGYPSQFATFPRSFVMDVLDANGANRQAPVRLNAAFNAEEIVKSAFFETSFKIPVGSHALRGNFGMRFSDTRTIIDNYQSIGGGNFAPVQRKGGYQNLLPSASLAFDITPKLVLRASGGQTITRAALSYIATGTNVPNIFNAEYTVGNPNLRPQIATQYDAGLEWYFAPGGLLSAGVFQKNIVDRATQVFDYVPFSEVGLPSSAFNCASLGSPACVNGVIDPNYLFRRTIWVNQGRLKLKGLELAYQQNFTFLPKPFDGLGITSSFTLIDQSGDEFVLTNGDRISIQFVPDYTYSVTAFYEKGPFSIRGSYNYRAKTGITSQNNGNDQIPYVAPQAFLDGTISYKVNDLVELRIDALNITNENLYTYYTNPNQPKGNGSTRRDNSFFNGTTISFGVRGKF
- a CDS encoding glycoside hydrolase family 88/105 protein, with product MKLSALAAALLLAAPAAAFAQAAPAEAPASALDAAIRLADWQLDRMNGHGISQATSETRKPRAWEQAVFWVGMTALADAGGPPRIRQAILDMGRANQWLPGEKPYFADDHAITQAYLWAAANGAGPAARAPTRRTFDLVVTKPAVTTLAFYVPKDGYSSTECLTRWCWCDALFMAPPAFFELSRQTGDRRYRDFALREFWATTDFLYDPVEHLYYRDSRFFERRDAQGRKMFWSRGNGWVFGGLARIIPQLPKASPERRKMEALFLQMAARIRQLQKPDGYWAPSLLAPEGSPPETSGTAFYTYGLAWGINAGLLPRSDYEPTVRRGWAALLRAIQPDGRLGYVQQVGDRPDKVEAADTQYYGVGAFLLAATQVAALDKRTR
- a CDS encoding FadR/GntR family transcriptional regulator; the encoded protein is MTSRSEALPIEVSPSGAEETIRTGSLTDELFAKLEARIRSGELPAGSRLPSQKEIALSENVSRTVVREAVARLAAQGLTLSRQGAGVFVAETAEYRAFQITRDEVQELADVIKLLEIRMAVETEMAGLAAARRTTADIGAIQDALEEMVAVGEDPVASAKADAAFHLAIAQATQNEYYARFVEFLGLRLVPSRSLYLGDKPDEAHRAYAAKVLAEHEAIVDAIIRMDSARAREAARQHMHESLTRHSTLSASLRARRRTDEAC